A single region of the Salarchaeum japonicum genome encodes:
- a CDS encoding nucleotide-binding protein — protein MVEVFAVASGKGGTGKTTSTLALGMALAERYDVTVVDADTGMANLLFHAGLADADTTLHDLLLGDSNARVADATYERFGMRVVPCGTDLGDFRAADPTRLRDVVATLAADTDVLLLDSPATLASRRAVLPIVLADRVVLVTQPTVPALSDALKVQEYAASYDTGVAGVVYNRVRDEAGVERVAAQSERYFDGPVLGSVPEDDAARHARRAGEPLLAHAPDSPAAAAYRRIADELAVEPGSEAAVADRFRRAVVPDEV, from the coding sequence ATGGTCGAGGTGTTCGCGGTGGCGAGCGGCAAGGGCGGGACGGGGAAGACGACGAGCACGCTCGCCCTCGGGATGGCGCTCGCGGAGCGCTACGACGTCACCGTCGTGGACGCCGACACCGGGATGGCGAACCTCCTCTTTCACGCCGGCCTCGCGGACGCCGACACGACCCTCCACGACCTCCTGCTCGGCGACTCGAACGCTCGCGTCGCCGACGCCACCTACGAGCGCTTCGGGATGCGCGTCGTCCCCTGCGGCACCGACCTCGGCGACTTCCGCGCCGCCGACCCGACCCGCCTCCGGGACGTGGTCGCGACGCTCGCCGCCGACACCGACGTGCTCCTCCTCGACTCGCCGGCCACCCTCGCGTCGCGGCGCGCCGTCCTCCCCATCGTGCTCGCCGACCGCGTCGTCCTCGTCACCCAGCCCACGGTTCCCGCGCTGAGCGACGCGCTCAAGGTTCAGGAGTACGCCGCGTCCTACGACACCGGCGTCGCGGGCGTCGTCTACAACCGCGTGCGCGACGAGGCGGGCGTCGAGCGCGTCGCCGCGCAGTCCGAACGCTACTTCGACGGCCCCGTCCTCGGGAGCGTGCCGGAGGACGACGCCGCCCGGCACGCCCGCCGCGCCGGCGAACCGCTCCTCGCGCACGCGCCGGACAGCCCCGCCGCGGCCGCCTACCGCCGCATCGCGGACGAACTCGCCGTCGAACCCGGGAGCGAGGCCGCCGTCGCCGACCGATTCCGGCGAGCGGTCGTCCCCGACGAGGTATGA
- a CDS encoding ribbon-helix-helix domain-containing protein, whose protein sequence is MERVTLRIPRQQIEEVERMVERGKYPNRSEAIRSAVREMLDEQQENSPKNWAKV, encoded by the coding sequence ATGGAGCGTGTGACTCTCCGGATACCACGGCAGCAAATCGAGGAGGTCGAGCGGATGGTCGAGCGGGGGAAGTACCCCAATCGTAGCGAAGCCATCCGGTCCGCCGTCCGCGAGATGCTTGACGAACAGCAAGAGAACAGCCCGAAAAACTGGGCCAAGGTGTAA
- the ncsA gene encoding tRNA 2-thiolation protein NcsA — MDCTKCDREAVMHAAYSGTHLCDTHFFESVERRVRRRVREDDLLPRDATPENPQTWVVGLSGGKDSVVLTKILHDTFADDPRVELVCLTIHEGIEGYRDASVDACEDLTADLDVRHELVTYRDEFDLEMDDVVEDDPENMAPCAYCGVFRRDILARYADEYDADKLLTGHNLDDEAETALMNIFEGNVEQVAKHFDASLGGFDERETREEMVPRAKPLRDVPEKEVALYAQLQDLPVHMAECPHSSEAFRGEIQDLLLSLEENHPGTRHSIMAGYEELAGLAAEKYRGGEPESELDSCAECGAPTTRDVCRKCALVDAVQSV; from the coding sequence ATGGACTGCACCAAGTGCGACCGCGAGGCGGTGATGCACGCCGCGTACTCGGGGACGCATCTCTGCGACACGCACTTCTTCGAGTCCGTGGAACGCCGGGTGCGCCGCCGCGTCCGCGAGGACGACTTGCTTCCGCGGGACGCCACCCCGGAGAACCCCCAGACGTGGGTGGTCGGACTCTCCGGCGGGAAGGACTCCGTCGTTCTCACGAAGATACTCCACGACACGTTCGCCGACGACCCCCGGGTGGAACTCGTCTGCCTCACCATCCACGAGGGCATCGAGGGCTACCGTGACGCGTCCGTGGACGCGTGCGAGGACCTCACCGCCGACCTCGACGTGCGCCACGAACTCGTGACGTACCGCGACGAGTTCGACCTGGAGATGGACGACGTGGTCGAGGACGACCCGGAGAACATGGCTCCCTGCGCCTACTGTGGGGTGTTCCGTCGCGACATCCTGGCGCGGTACGCCGACGAGTACGACGCGGACAAACTCCTCACCGGCCACAACCTCGACGACGAGGCCGAGACCGCGCTGATGAACATCTTCGAGGGGAACGTCGAGCAGGTCGCGAAGCACTTCGACGCCTCGCTCGGCGGGTTCGACGAGCGCGAGACCCGCGAGGAGATGGTGCCGCGCGCGAAACCGCTCCGGGACGTGCCCGAGAAGGAGGTCGCGCTCTACGCCCAGCTCCAGGACTTGCCCGTGCACATGGCGGAGTGCCCGCATTCGAGCGAGGCGTTCCGCGGCGAAATCCAAGACCTCCTGCTGTCGCTGGAGGAGAACCATCCCGGGACGCGACACTCGATTATGGCAGGCTACGAGGAGTTGGCGGGACTTGCGGCGGAAAAGTATCGTGGCGGTGAGCCGGAGTCCGAACTGGACTCCTGCGCGGAGTGCGGCGCGCCGACGACGCGCGACGTGTGCCGGAAGTGCGCGCTGGTCGACGCCGTTCAGTCGGTCTGA
- a CDS encoding M24 family metallopeptidase: MHTEVPGGEFDRRLDAVRDRIADAGVDAGVWFGATSIEYVSGFAHIRTERPVVLAVTIDEVAITVPRLEVERVSGNPRIDAVYSYFDYPQGAPVETAAGMLDDLGAASVAADMDGAPGVMGYEGPALSEFVDVESQDWVARLRYAKSNAEIELIRESARWANLAHRYLAEHTEAGAHPVTVSQRASLEGSRAMLDALGDEYAVRTRGDGPVHAGYIAGEQTRLPHGHTANERLREGDVLVTGATANVDGYHSELERTMFVGEPSDEQADYFELMLEAQTIAIDALGPGVELAYVDDLVTEYFAEQGVAEHAQHHVGHNIGLGAHEPPYIDAGADGTMEPGHVYTIEPGIYTDTYGYRHSDTVAITEDGTDRLTYFPRDIESNTL; encoded by the coding sequence ATGCACACGGAGGTTCCCGGGGGCGAGTTCGACCGGCGGTTGGACGCGGTTCGCGACCGTATCGCGGACGCTGGCGTGGACGCCGGCGTGTGGTTCGGCGCGACGAGTATCGAGTACGTGTCTGGGTTCGCGCACATTCGGACGGAGCGCCCGGTCGTGCTCGCGGTGACGATAGACGAGGTGGCGATTACGGTGCCGCGGTTGGAGGTCGAGCGCGTCTCGGGGAACCCGCGCATCGACGCGGTGTATTCGTACTTCGATTATCCGCAGGGTGCGCCGGTGGAGACGGCGGCGGGAATGTTGGACGACCTCGGTGCGGCGTCGGTGGCGGCGGACATGGACGGCGCGCCGGGCGTGATGGGCTACGAGGGGCCGGCGCTCTCCGAGTTCGTGGACGTGGAGAGCCAGGACTGGGTGGCGCGGCTGCGGTACGCGAAATCGAATGCGGAAATCGAGTTGATTCGTGAGTCGGCGCGCTGGGCGAACCTCGCGCACCGCTACCTCGCGGAGCACACGGAGGCGGGCGCGCATCCGGTGACGGTGAGCCAGCGGGCGTCCCTGGAGGGGTCGCGGGCGATGCTGGACGCGCTCGGCGACGAGTACGCGGTGCGGACGCGCGGCGACGGGCCCGTGCACGCGGGCTACATCGCGGGCGAGCAGACCCGGCTTCCGCACGGCCACACGGCGAACGAGCGCCTCCGGGAGGGCGACGTGCTGGTGACTGGTGCGACGGCGAACGTGGACGGCTACCACTCCGAACTCGAACGCACGATGTTCGTCGGCGAACCCAGCGACGAGCAGGCGGACTACTTCGAGTTGATGCTCGAAGCCCAGACTATCGCCATCGACGCGCTCGGCCCGGGCGTCGAACTCGCGTACGTGGACGACCTCGTCACGGAGTACTTCGCGGAGCAGGGCGTCGCGGAGCACGCCCAGCACCACGTCGGCCACAACATCGGGCTGGGCGCGCACGAACCGCCGTACATCGACGCGGGCGCGGACGGCACCATGGAACCCGGGCACGTCTACACCATCGAACCCGGCATCTACACGGACACGTACGGCTACCGGCACTCCGACACGGTCGCCATCACGGAGGACGGCACCGACCGACTGACGTACTTCCCGCGGGACATCGAGTCGAACACCCTCTAA
- the ftsZ gene encoding cell division protein FtsZ, translated as MQDIVNEALENAEKEQRDMSDASSDGDEFGDPRIVIVGCGGAGNNTVNRLYNIGVEGADTVAINTDKQHLKMIEADTKILVGKSLTNGLGAGGDPSMGERATEMAQGTIKEVLGDADLVFVTAGMGGGTGTGAAPVVSSIAKEQGAIVVGMVSTPFNVERARTVKAEEGLEKLRDEADSIIVLDNNRLLDYVPNLPIGKAFSVMDQIIAETVKGISETITQPSLINLDYADMTAIMNQGGVAVMLVGETQDKNKTEEVVKDAMNHPLLDVDYRGASGGLVHITGGPDLTLKEAEGIADHITERLDASANVIWGARIQENYKGKVRVMAIMTGVQSAQVLGPSTQKQADKSRQELQDVDTNPSRDVDAQTQTGSTGSQWGAHSDGGEDEVEQNNGLDVIR; from the coding sequence ATGCAGGATATAGTCAACGAGGCCCTCGAAAACGCCGAGAAAGAGCAGCGAGACATGAGCGACGCCAGCAGTGACGGAGACGAGTTCGGCGACCCCCGAATCGTCATCGTCGGCTGCGGCGGCGCCGGAAACAACACCGTCAATCGCCTCTACAACATCGGCGTCGAGGGCGCTGACACCGTGGCCATCAACACGGACAAACAGCACCTCAAGATGATCGAGGCCGACACGAAGATTCTCGTCGGGAAGTCCCTGACGAACGGCCTCGGCGCGGGCGGCGACCCCTCGATGGGCGAGCGCGCCACCGAAATGGCGCAGGGCACCATCAAGGAAGTCCTCGGGGACGCAGACCTCGTGTTCGTCACCGCCGGCATGGGCGGCGGCACGGGAACGGGCGCGGCACCCGTCGTCTCCAGCATCGCAAAAGAGCAGGGCGCAATCGTCGTCGGAATGGTCTCCACGCCGTTCAACGTCGAGCGCGCGCGCACGGTGAAGGCCGAGGAAGGCCTCGAAAAGCTCCGCGACGAAGCGGACTCCATCATCGTGCTGGACAACAACCGCCTGCTCGACTACGTCCCGAACCTCCCGATCGGCAAGGCGTTCAGCGTGATGGATCAGATCATCGCCGAGACCGTCAAGGGAATCTCGGAGACCATCACCCAGCCGAGCCTCATCAACCTCGACTACGCGGACATGACCGCCATCATGAACCAGGGCGGCGTCGCCGTCATGCTCGTCGGGGAGACCCAGGACAAGAACAAGACCGAGGAAGTGGTGAAGGACGCGATGAACCACCCGCTCCTCGACGTGGACTACCGCGGCGCGAGCGGCGGCCTCGTCCACATCACGGGCGGCCCCGACCTCACGCTCAAAGAGGCCGAGGGCATCGCCGACCACATCACGGAACGCCTCGACGCGTCCGCGAACGTCATCTGGGGCGCGCGCATCCAGGAGAACTACAAGGGCAAGGTGCGCGTCATGGCCATCATGACGGGCGTCCAGTCCGCGCAGGTGCTGGGGCCGAGCACCCAGAAGCAGGCGGACAAGTCCCGGCAGGAACTCCAGGACGTGGACACGAACCCGTCCCGTGACGTGGACGCGCAGACCCAGACCGGGAGCACGGGCTCTCAGTGGGGCGCGCACTCCGACGGCGGCGAGGACGAAGTCGAGCAGAACAACGGCCTCGACGTCATCCGATAA
- a CDS encoding double zinc ribbon domain-containing protein, giving the protein MSKITFRADDDLVRAVESLDASKSEVMRDALRAYLDERAGGAERGSSRERGSLDALVAERVDELVAERLGSARSAQDINVNVSVDGQNADSGSSVGRATDVAERRERDESSSDELSRTCAQCGDDLASGHVYCPNCGEKASKRAFCECGGELRPEWAFCPECGRRTASTGIVER; this is encoded by the coding sequence ATGAGTAAGATAACGTTCCGGGCGGACGACGACCTCGTTCGGGCGGTGGAGTCGCTCGACGCGTCGAAGAGCGAGGTGATGCGGGACGCCCTCCGCGCGTACCTCGACGAGCGCGCGGGCGGTGCGGAGCGGGGGTCGTCGCGCGAGCGCGGGTCGTTGGACGCGCTGGTGGCGGAGCGCGTGGACGAACTCGTCGCGGAACGTCTCGGGAGCGCGAGGAGCGCGCAGGATATCAACGTAAACGTCAGTGTTGACGGCCAGAATGCCGATTCGGGGAGTTCTGTCGGGCGCGCTACGGACGTGGCGGAACGTCGCGAACGGGATGAGTCGTCGTCGGACGAGCTGTCGCGGACGTGCGCGCAGTGCGGGGACGACCTGGCGTCCGGGCACGTGTACTGCCCGAACTGCGGGGAGAAGGCGAGTAAACGCGCGTTCTGCGAGTGCGGCGGGGAGCTGCGGCCTGAATGGGCGTTCTGCCCGGAGTGCGGGCGTCGAACGGCGTCTACGGGCATCGTGGAACGGTAA